Part of the Pseudarthrobacter sp. L1SW genome, TCGGCCGGCCTGCCGCTGACGGCGAGCCTGGACCTGGCGCAGTCCGCTGCGGACGTGGTGGTGCACCAGCCCGGCACGTCGGTCTGCAGCACGGCACAGCTCAGCCGGTACCTGAAGGCCTTCGCGGACACCGCCCTGGGTGCGGACGAACTGGAACGGCAGCTGGAAGTGCACCGGGCGGAGGGGCAGCGCATCGTCCTGACCAACGGCTGCTTCGATGTGCTGCACAGCGGGCACACCCGGTACCTAAACCAGGCCAAACAGCTGGGCGACATCCTGGTGGTGGCCCTGAACAGTGACGGCTCCGTCCGGCGGCTCAAGGGCGCGGGACGGCCCATCAACGGGGTCGCGGACCGGGCCGCCGTGGTGGCGGCACTGAGCTGCGTGGACTACGTGACCGTCTTCGATACCCCCACCGCGGCCCCGCTGATCCGGCAGCTCCGGCCCGAGGTGTACGCCAAGGGCGGGGACTACACCCCGGAGATGCTGGCCGAAACCCCGGCCGTGGAGGAGTACGGCGGCCGGGTGGCCATCCTGGATTACGTGGCGGAGCGTTCCACCACTGCCGTGGTGAACCGGATCCGCGAAGGTGAAGGGGCGGTGCAGACCAACTAGGGTTGGATACTCGAACTGGTTGGACGGACTGAAGCGGGGCACGGGTCATGGCGAAGCGCGGAAAACCCGGGGGCCGCGGCAGCCGTCCGGCGGCGGGCGTGGTGGAAGTGCCCAAAGGAACCCGGCCGAACGGTCCGGTTGAGGGTGTGTACTACATCGACACCGGTGACTGCGAGCTGATCGCGGACCAGGACAACTCCACCGGCTGGCTCCTGAAGATCAACGGCGTCATGAGCTCGCACATCGACCTCGCGGACCCGCTGTTCCTGGACTTCGAGTACATGCGATGGATGGCCGCGCTCATCGAGTCCCGCTGGCCGCCGTCGGGCGTTTCCTCCGGTGCCGCGCAGAAGCCTGAAGCCCCAAAGCTGCGCGGCCTGCACCTGGGCGGCGGCGCCTGCTCCCTGGCCCGCTACTTCCACGCCGTCTACCCGGACGCCCGGCAGGTGGTGGTGGAACTGGACGGCAAGCTGGCGGAGTACGTGCGCGGCTGGTTCGACCTCCCCAAGGCGCCGCTGCTGCGCCTTCGCGT contains:
- a CDS encoding spermidine synthase, whose translation is MAKRGKPGGRGSRPAAGVVEVPKGTRPNGPVEGVYYIDTGDCELIADQDNSTGWLLKINGVMSSHIDLADPLFLDFEYMRWMAALIESRWPPSGVSSGAAQKPEAPKLRGLHLGGGACSLARYFHAVYPDARQVVVELDGKLAEYVRGWFDLPKAPLLRLRVGEARHVTETLTAETRDFIIRDVFAGAVTPRPLTTAEFNQHVRRVLAPGGMYVVNSGDAPDLKNAREDAATIAASFRHTVIIADPAMLKGRRYGNMVMAGSDTPFGDDPKLARRLLGGAVPAHLWDDAQVRAFAAGAPVRHDPPVTPSTAP